A genomic region of Anas acuta chromosome 1, bAnaAcu1.1, whole genome shotgun sequence contains the following coding sequences:
- the ZC3H13 gene encoding zinc finger CCCH domain-containing protein 13 isoform X3 yields MKNKRQDIEAEPQKRSTEESSSPVRKESSRGRHREKEDIKITKERTPESEEENGDWETNREDSDNGDVNYDYDHELSLEMKRQKIQRELMKLEQENMEKREEIVIKKEISPEVVRSKLTPSPSPRKSSKSPKRRSSPKSSSSASKKEKKASAVSSPLLDQQRSSKSNQSKKKGPRTPSPPPPVQEETPLGKKHKEKHKGKERSEEKTREVKERGRDFERHKEKKEKQRDPSEGSHRQKRSPSPADHSGSNSSPSREYSPPAARRRQASRAPAKSTTHKHNFSPSRRSASPSGQHHSPISSRHHSSSSQSGSSVQRHSPSPHRKRTPSPSYQRTASPPTRRSSSPYPPRSSSSPQRKRSPSRHRSPGREKGRHDRDRTSQSHDRRHERRDETRGKREKERDTRDDRDYDQEQSTSRDHRDDRESRDGRDRRETRDTRDRRETRESRDTRDSRDTRDYSRDNKDSRDQRDSRSTRDSHDYRDRESRDAHKKDDQYQEDSRSYGRSHGREESSRAETRNDSRSDSRNDSRSDRTGRSRGRGPELSDKGSRTRSSQVDGHSSSGNYHDSWESRSSYPDRDRYDSRDQARDSSFERRHSERDRRDNRERDTRASSPVRHQGRSDDLERDERREERRVDRSDDRRDERARERERERERDRERERERDREREREKERELERDRARERERERERDKDRDRERDRDRDHDREREREREREKEREREREERERERERERDRERERERERGRDRDKERERQRDWDDKEKGRDDRRDKREDIREERSSRDVHEERKSKKRHRNESSPSPRQSPKRRREHSPDSDAYNSGDDKNEKHRLLSQVVRPQESRSLSPSHAAEDRQSRWKEEERKSDRKESSRRYEEPEFKERISSADKQREQPDASESSRSRVQENLGHRPSEERDASDRMHDDSKKKSKIQKKATKKKKDDDSGVERYANESTTEESQVFSPKKGQKKKNIEKKRKRSKGDSEVSDEEIVPHHKKKKGPRTPPVTKEEMVEAPPEKTVAEVPPKREETTFSDWSDEDVPERGDIVVPERSTEDSHRKSHRTRGEKVEAPHVTIDDGPHRKPVDQKRSSSLGSNRSHASSRLRSPSNESAHRSGDDQTGRKRILHSASRDRDREKKSLEITGERKSRIDQLKRGEPSRSTSSDRQDSRSHSSRRSSPESDRQVHSRSGSFDSRERLQERDRHDHDRERERERREARQREWDRDVDKDWPRSRERERLREREREREKRRELDRERDRQLPDPVERERDRTVDISSQKESTKHSETKLDRDHEKEFDSVCRDSAASEKERPDKDLGPLQGFEDGNEAEKVESLEGGEDEAKIDDVQSLGSGAGEYEPISDDELDEILAGDAEKREDQQEDEKMPGKNPVDVIDVDWSSLMPKQPKEPREAGAALLKFTPGAVMLRVGISKRLAGPELFTKIKETCQRVLEKPKDAENLFEHELGALNMAALLRKEERAGLLSNLGPCCKALCFRRDSAIRKQLMKNEKGATKQAYTNPAAMDSDLLRLSLRLFKRKTVCQAPGQEKTEDSKIPQPAIQQEVCVS; encoded by the exons ATGAAGAACAAACGTCAAGACATTGAGGCTGAGCCACAGAAACGAAGTACAGAGGAATCGTCCTCTCCTGTTAGG AAAGAGTCTTCACGAGGAAGACATAGAGAAAAGGAGGATATCAAAATTACAAAGGAGAGAACACCAGaaagtgaagaggaaaatgGAGATTGGGAAACAAATAGAGAAG acTCTGATAATGGAGATGTTAACTACGATTATGATCATGAGCTGTCTTTGGAAATGAAGCGCCAAAAGATTCAGAGAGAACTCATGAAATTGGAACAGGAAAACATGGAGAAACGAGAGGaaattgtcattaaaaaagAG ATTTCTCCTGAGGTGGTTAGATCTAAATTGACACCATCACCATCACCAAGAAAGTCTAGCAAGTCTCCAAAACGAAGATCCAGTCCCAAATCATCTTCTTCGGctagtaagaaagaaaagaaagcgtCTGCTGTATCTTCCCCGCTTTTGGATCAGCAGAG GAGTTCTAAAAGTAACCAGAGTAAAAAGAAAGGTCCTCGTACCCCTAGTCCTCCTCCTCCAGTACAAGAGGAAACTCcgttaggaaaaaaacacaaagaaaaacataaaggaaaagaacGTTCAGAGGAGAAGACGAGGGAGGTGAAAGAGAGAGGCCGTGACTTTGAAaggcacaaagagaaaaaagagaagcagag AGATCCTTCTGAAGGCTCCCATAGGCAGAAGCGTTCTCCCAGTCCTGCAGATCATTCTGGCAGCAACTCCTCTCCTTCCAGAGAGTATTCACCACCTGCTGCAAGGCGGCGACAAGCCTCCCGAGCCCCAGCAAAGTCGACTACTCACAAGCATAACTTTTCCCCCTCTCGCAG GTCTGCCTCTCCGTCAGGTCAGCATCATTCTCCCATATCCTCCAGACATCACTCCTCTTCATCGCAGTCGGGTTCTTCTGTTCAAAGACATTCTCCTTCCCCACACCGCAAAAGAACCCCTTCTCCCTCCTATCAAAGGACAGCTTCCCCGCCTACGAGGCGGTCATCTTCCCCCTACCCCCCAcgctcttcctcttctcctcagAGGAAGCGAAGCCCTTCAAGGCACCGATCTCctggaagagaaaagggaaggcaCGATCGTGATCGGACTTCACAGTCTCACGATAGGCGCCACGAAAGACGGGATG aaactagagggaaaagggaaaaagaaagagacacaAGAGATGATCGTGATTATGACCAGGAGCAGAGTACCTCCAGGGATCATAGAGATGACAGAGAATCTCGGGATGGAAGAGATCGGAGGGAGACGAGAGATACCAGAGATCGGAGGGAGACGAGGGAATCCAGAGACACTCGAGACTCCAGAGATACAAGGGATTATAGCAGAGATAACAAGGATAGTCGTGATCAAAGAGACTCACGTTCCACGCGAGATTCTCATGActacagagacagagaaagtCGGGATGCCCATAAAAAGGATGACCAGTATCAGGAGGACTCACGCAGCTATGGAAGATCCCATGGCAGAGAGGAGAGCTCTCGTGCCGAAACAAGGAACGACTCCCGAAGTGACTCCAGAAACGACAGCAGAAGTGATCGAACTGGCCGAAGTCGAGGCAGAGGGCCAGAACTATCTGATAAAG GAAGTCGGACTAGAAGCTCCCAGGTGGATGGTCACAGCAGTAGTGGAAACTACCACGACAGCTGGGAATCAAGGAGTAGCTACCCTGACCGAGATCGCTATGATAGTCGAGACCAAGCAAGAGATTCCTCCTTCGAAAGAAGACATAGTGAACGGGACAGGCGTGACAACAGGGAAAGAG ATACAAGAGCAAGCTCACCGGTACGACATCAAGGACGAAGTGATGACCTCGAGCGGGACGAAAGACGAGAAGAGCGAAGGGTGGATCGGAGTGATGATAGGAGAGATGAAAGGGCCCgcgagagggagagagaaagagagcgGGAtcgagagagggagagagagagagaccgTGAAcgggagagggagaaggagagggagctGGAACGAGATCGTGCTCGGGAACGGGAGAGAGAGCGGGAGCGAGACAAAGACAGGGACCGTGAGCGCGATCGAGACAGGGACCATGACAGGGAAAGGGAAcgagaaagagagagagaaaaggagagagagagggagagggaggagcgGGAAAGGGAGCGGGAGCGGGAGAGAGATCGAGAGCGGGAGCGAGAAAGGGAGAGAGGTCGAGACAGAGATAAAGAGAGAGAGCGCCAAAGAGACTGGgatgacaaagaaaaaggaagggatgaCCGCAGGGACAAGAGAGAAGAtatcagagaagaaagaagttcAAGAGATGtccatgaagaaagaaaatccaa GAAGCgtcacagaaatgaaagcagccCAAGTCCTCGTCAGTCACCCAAACGTCGCCGTGAGCACTCTCCTGATAGTGATGCTTACAACAGTGGAGATGACAAAA ATGAAAAGCACAGACTTCTGAGCCAGGTTGTGCGACCACAGGAATCCCGGTCACTGAGCCCCTCTCATGCTGCAGAAGATAGGCAGAGTCGCTGGAAAGAAGAAGAGCGCAAATCAGACAGAAAGGAAAGTTCCCGGCGTTACGAAGAACCAGAGTTTAAAGAGAGAATTTCCTCAGCAGATAAGCAAAGAGAGCAACCAGATGCTTCAGAAAGCTCCCGGTCCAGGGTTCAGGAAAACCTTGGGCACCGTCCCTCGGAAGAAAGAGATGCTTCTGATAGAATGCATGATGACAGCAAGAAAAAGtctaaaatacagaagaaggccacaaagaaaaagaaagatgatgacAGTGGGGTGGAAAGGTATGCTAATGAGTCAACGACTGAGGAAAGCCAGGTCTTCTCGCCCAAGAAAGGTCAAAAGAAGAAGAACATAGAGAAAAAGCGGAAGAGGTCCAAGGGTGATTCTGAGGTATCTGATGAAGAAATTGTTCCACAtcataaaaagaagaaaggccCAAGAACCCCCCCTgtcacaaaagaagaaatggttGAAGCACCACCTGAGAAAACTGTGGCAGAAGTCCCCCCAAAAAGGGAAGAGACAACATTTAGTGACTGGTCAGATGAAGATGTTCCCGAACGTGGCGACATTGTTGTTCCAGAAAGAAGCACTGAGGACTCCCATAGAAAAAGTCATAGAACGAGGGGAGAAAAGGTGGAAGCCCCTCATGTTACTATAGATGATGGACCACACCGTAAACCCGTGGATCAGAAGCGCAGCAGCAGCCTCGGCAGCAATCGGAGCCATGCCTCAAGCCGACTTCGATCCCCTTCCAACGAGTCAGCTCATCGCAGTGGCGATGACCAGACTGGACGGAAGAGGATCCTGCACAGTGCCTcgagggacagggacagagagaagaaaagcttaGAAATCACTGGGGAACGCAAGTCCAGGATCGATCAGTTGAAAAGAGGGGAGCCCAGTCGCAGCACATCTTCAG ATCGTCAAGATTCAAGAAGCCACAGTTCAAGAAGAAGCTCTCCTGAATCAGACCGTCAGGTTCATTCCAGATCTGGGTCCTTTGACAGCAGGGAAAGGCTTCAGGAGCGAGATCGACACGACCATGATCGCGAgcgggagagagagaggagagaggcaAGACAGAGAGAATGGGATCGAGATGTTGACAAAGACTGGCCAAGGAGCAGGGAACGAGAGAGACTCCGAGAacgggagagagagagggaaaagagaagggagctggacagagagagagacagacagctACCTGATCCTgttgaaagagagagagacagaactGTTGACATTTCCTCTCAAAAAGAATCAACAAAACACAGTGAAACAAAACTGGACAGAGATCATGAAAAAGAATTTGACAGTGTTTGTCGGGATTCTGCAgcttcagagaaggaaaggcCAGACAAAGATTTAGGACCTTTACAAGGTTTTGAAGACGGAAATGAGGCTGAGAAGGTGGAGAGTCTAGAAG GAGGAGAAGATGAAGCAAAGATTGATGATGTTCAGTCGCTGGGATCTGGTGCTGGAGAATACGAACCAATCAGTGATGATGAACTGGATGAAATTCTGGCAGGTGATGCCGAGAAGAGGGAGGATCAACAAGAGGATGAGAAGATGCCTGGTAAAA ATCCTGTGGATGTTATCGATGTCGATTGGTCCAGTCTTATGCCAAAGCAGCCAAAAGAACCACgggaggctggggctgcgctCTTAAAATTCACACCAGGGGCCGTTATGTTGAGAGTTGGCATCTCCAAGCGATTGGCAGGACCAGAACTCTTCACCAAAATTAAAGAGACTTGCCAGAGAGTATTAGAAAAACCTAAAG ATGCGGAAAACCTTTTTGAACATGAACTGGGGGCCTTGAACATGGCTGCACTTCTACGAAAAGAAGAGAGAGCGGGTCTGCTCAGTAATCTGGGTCCTTGCTGTAAAGCTCTGTGCTTTAGAAGGGATTCTGCAATTCGTAAGCAGCTAATGAAGAATGAAAAG gGTGCAACAAAACAAGCTTACACGAATCCTGCAGCCATGGACAGTGACTTGTTACGGTTGAGTCTACGGTTATTCAAACGCAAGACTGTGTGCCAGGCTCCTGGGCAAGAAAAGACAGAGGATAGTAAAATTCCACAGCCAGCTATCCAGCAAGAAGTGTGTGTGTCTTAA
- the ZC3H13 gene encoding zinc finger CCCH domain-containing protein 13 isoform X4 yields the protein MKRQKIQRELMKLEQENMEKREEIVIKKEISPEVVRSKLTPSPSPRKSSKSPKRRSSPKSSSSASKKEKKASAVSSPLLDQQRSSKSNQSKKKGPRTPSPPPPVQEETPLGKKHKEKHKGKERSEEKTREVKERGRDFERHKEKKEKQRDPSEGSHRQKRSPSPADHSGSNSSPSREYSPPAARRRQASRAPAKSTTHKHNFSPSRRSASPSGQHHSPISSRHHSSSSQSGSSVQRHSPSPHRKRTPSPSYQRTASPPTRRSSSPYPPRSSSSPQRKRSPSRHRSPGREKGRHDRDRTSQSHDRRHERRDETRGKREKERDTRDDRDYDQEQSTSRDHRDDRESRDGRDRRETRDTRDRRETRESRDTRDSRDTRDYSRDNKDSRDQRDSRSTRDSHDYRDRESRDAHKKDDQYQEDSRSYGRSHGREESSRAETRNDSRSDSRNDSRSDRTGRSRGRGPELSDKGSRTRSSQVDGHSSSGNYHDSWESRSSYPDRDRYDSRDQARDSSFERRHSERDRRDNRERDTRASSPVRHQGRSDDLERDERREERRVDRSDDRRDERARERERERERDRERERERDREREREKERELERDRARERERERERDKDRDRERDRDRDHDREREREREREKEREREREERERERERERDRERERERERGRDRDKERERQRDWDDKEKGRDDRRDKREDIREERSSRDVHEERKSKKRHRNESSPSPRQSPKRRREHSPDSDAYNSGDDKNEKHRLLSQVVRPQESRSLSPSHAAEDRQSRWKEEERKSDRKESSRRYEEPEFKERISSADKQREQPDASESSRSRVQENLGHRPSEERDASDRMHDDSKKKSKIQKKATKKKKDDDSGVERYANESTTEESQVFSPKKGQKKKNIEKKRKRSKGDSEVSDEEIVPHHKKKKGPRTPPVTKEEMVEAPPEKTVAEVPPKREETTFSDWSDEDVPERGDIVVPERSTEDSHRKSHRTRGEKVEAPHVTIDDGPHRKPVDQKRSSSLGSNRSHASSRLRSPSNESAHRSGDDQTGRKRILHSASRDRDREKKSLEITGERKSRIDQLKRGEPSRSTSSDRQDSRSHSSRRSSPESDRQVHSRSGSFDSRERLQERDRHDHDRERERERREARQREWDRDVDKDWPRSRERERLREREREREKRRELDRERDRQLPDPVERERDRTVDISSQKESTKHSETKLDRDHEKEFDSVCRDSAASEKERPDKDLGPLQGFEDGNEAEKVESLEGGEDEAKIDDVQSLGSGAGEYEPISDDELDEILAGDAEKREDQQEDEKMPGKNPVDVIDVDWSSLMPKQPKEPREAGAALLKFTPGAVMLRVGISKRLAGPELFTKIKETCQRVLEKPKDAENLFEHELGALNMAALLRKEERAGLLSNLGPCCKALCFRRDSAIRKQLMKNEKGATKQAYTNPAAMDSDLLRLSLRLFKRKTVCQAPGQEKTEDSKIPQPAIQQEVCVS from the exons ATGAAGCGCCAAAAGATTCAGAGAGAACTCATGAAATTGGAACAGGAAAACATGGAGAAACGAGAGGaaattgtcattaaaaaagAG ATTTCTCCTGAGGTGGTTAGATCTAAATTGACACCATCACCATCACCAAGAAAGTCTAGCAAGTCTCCAAAACGAAGATCCAGTCCCAAATCATCTTCTTCGGctagtaagaaagaaaagaaagcgtCTGCTGTATCTTCCCCGCTTTTGGATCAGCAGAG GAGTTCTAAAAGTAACCAGAGTAAAAAGAAAGGTCCTCGTACCCCTAGTCCTCCTCCTCCAGTACAAGAGGAAACTCcgttaggaaaaaaacacaaagaaaaacataaaggaaaagaacGTTCAGAGGAGAAGACGAGGGAGGTGAAAGAGAGAGGCCGTGACTTTGAAaggcacaaagagaaaaaagagaagcagag AGATCCTTCTGAAGGCTCCCATAGGCAGAAGCGTTCTCCCAGTCCTGCAGATCATTCTGGCAGCAACTCCTCTCCTTCCAGAGAGTATTCACCACCTGCTGCAAGGCGGCGACAAGCCTCCCGAGCCCCAGCAAAGTCGACTACTCACAAGCATAACTTTTCCCCCTCTCGCAG GTCTGCCTCTCCGTCAGGTCAGCATCATTCTCCCATATCCTCCAGACATCACTCCTCTTCATCGCAGTCGGGTTCTTCTGTTCAAAGACATTCTCCTTCCCCACACCGCAAAAGAACCCCTTCTCCCTCCTATCAAAGGACAGCTTCCCCGCCTACGAGGCGGTCATCTTCCCCCTACCCCCCAcgctcttcctcttctcctcagAGGAAGCGAAGCCCTTCAAGGCACCGATCTCctggaagagaaaagggaaggcaCGATCGTGATCGGACTTCACAGTCTCACGATAGGCGCCACGAAAGACGGGATG aaactagagggaaaagggaaaaagaaagagacacaAGAGATGATCGTGATTATGACCAGGAGCAGAGTACCTCCAGGGATCATAGAGATGACAGAGAATCTCGGGATGGAAGAGATCGGAGGGAGACGAGAGATACCAGAGATCGGAGGGAGACGAGGGAATCCAGAGACACTCGAGACTCCAGAGATACAAGGGATTATAGCAGAGATAACAAGGATAGTCGTGATCAAAGAGACTCACGTTCCACGCGAGATTCTCATGActacagagacagagaaagtCGGGATGCCCATAAAAAGGATGACCAGTATCAGGAGGACTCACGCAGCTATGGAAGATCCCATGGCAGAGAGGAGAGCTCTCGTGCCGAAACAAGGAACGACTCCCGAAGTGACTCCAGAAACGACAGCAGAAGTGATCGAACTGGCCGAAGTCGAGGCAGAGGGCCAGAACTATCTGATAAAG GAAGTCGGACTAGAAGCTCCCAGGTGGATGGTCACAGCAGTAGTGGAAACTACCACGACAGCTGGGAATCAAGGAGTAGCTACCCTGACCGAGATCGCTATGATAGTCGAGACCAAGCAAGAGATTCCTCCTTCGAAAGAAGACATAGTGAACGGGACAGGCGTGACAACAGGGAAAGAG ATACAAGAGCAAGCTCACCGGTACGACATCAAGGACGAAGTGATGACCTCGAGCGGGACGAAAGACGAGAAGAGCGAAGGGTGGATCGGAGTGATGATAGGAGAGATGAAAGGGCCCgcgagagggagagagaaagagagcgGGAtcgagagagggagagagagagagaccgTGAAcgggagagggagaaggagagggagctGGAACGAGATCGTGCTCGGGAACGGGAGAGAGAGCGGGAGCGAGACAAAGACAGGGACCGTGAGCGCGATCGAGACAGGGACCATGACAGGGAAAGGGAAcgagaaagagagagagaaaaggagagagagagggagagggaggagcgGGAAAGGGAGCGGGAGCGGGAGAGAGATCGAGAGCGGGAGCGAGAAAGGGAGAGAGGTCGAGACAGAGATAAAGAGAGAGAGCGCCAAAGAGACTGGgatgacaaagaaaaaggaagggatgaCCGCAGGGACAAGAGAGAAGAtatcagagaagaaagaagttcAAGAGATGtccatgaagaaagaaaatccaa GAAGCgtcacagaaatgaaagcagccCAAGTCCTCGTCAGTCACCCAAACGTCGCCGTGAGCACTCTCCTGATAGTGATGCTTACAACAGTGGAGATGACAAAA ATGAAAAGCACAGACTTCTGAGCCAGGTTGTGCGACCACAGGAATCCCGGTCACTGAGCCCCTCTCATGCTGCAGAAGATAGGCAGAGTCGCTGGAAAGAAGAAGAGCGCAAATCAGACAGAAAGGAAAGTTCCCGGCGTTACGAAGAACCAGAGTTTAAAGAGAGAATTTCCTCAGCAGATAAGCAAAGAGAGCAACCAGATGCTTCAGAAAGCTCCCGGTCCAGGGTTCAGGAAAACCTTGGGCACCGTCCCTCGGAAGAAAGAGATGCTTCTGATAGAATGCATGATGACAGCAAGAAAAAGtctaaaatacagaagaaggccacaaagaaaaagaaagatgatgacAGTGGGGTGGAAAGGTATGCTAATGAGTCAACGACTGAGGAAAGCCAGGTCTTCTCGCCCAAGAAAGGTCAAAAGAAGAAGAACATAGAGAAAAAGCGGAAGAGGTCCAAGGGTGATTCTGAGGTATCTGATGAAGAAATTGTTCCACAtcataaaaagaagaaaggccCAAGAACCCCCCCTgtcacaaaagaagaaatggttGAAGCACCACCTGAGAAAACTGTGGCAGAAGTCCCCCCAAAAAGGGAAGAGACAACATTTAGTGACTGGTCAGATGAAGATGTTCCCGAACGTGGCGACATTGTTGTTCCAGAAAGAAGCACTGAGGACTCCCATAGAAAAAGTCATAGAACGAGGGGAGAAAAGGTGGAAGCCCCTCATGTTACTATAGATGATGGACCACACCGTAAACCCGTGGATCAGAAGCGCAGCAGCAGCCTCGGCAGCAATCGGAGCCATGCCTCAAGCCGACTTCGATCCCCTTCCAACGAGTCAGCTCATCGCAGTGGCGATGACCAGACTGGACGGAAGAGGATCCTGCACAGTGCCTcgagggacagggacagagagaagaaaagcttaGAAATCACTGGGGAACGCAAGTCCAGGATCGATCAGTTGAAAAGAGGGGAGCCCAGTCGCAGCACATCTTCAG ATCGTCAAGATTCAAGAAGCCACAGTTCAAGAAGAAGCTCTCCTGAATCAGACCGTCAGGTTCATTCCAGATCTGGGTCCTTTGACAGCAGGGAAAGGCTTCAGGAGCGAGATCGACACGACCATGATCGCGAgcgggagagagagaggagagaggcaAGACAGAGAGAATGGGATCGAGATGTTGACAAAGACTGGCCAAGGAGCAGGGAACGAGAGAGACTCCGAGAacgggagagagagagggaaaagagaagggagctggacagagagagagacagacagctACCTGATCCTgttgaaagagagagagacagaactGTTGACATTTCCTCTCAAAAAGAATCAACAAAACACAGTGAAACAAAACTGGACAGAGATCATGAAAAAGAATTTGACAGTGTTTGTCGGGATTCTGCAgcttcagagaaggaaaggcCAGACAAAGATTTAGGACCTTTACAAGGTTTTGAAGACGGAAATGAGGCTGAGAAGGTGGAGAGTCTAGAAG GAGGAGAAGATGAAGCAAAGATTGATGATGTTCAGTCGCTGGGATCTGGTGCTGGAGAATACGAACCAATCAGTGATGATGAACTGGATGAAATTCTGGCAGGTGATGCCGAGAAGAGGGAGGATCAACAAGAGGATGAGAAGATGCCTGGTAAAA ATCCTGTGGATGTTATCGATGTCGATTGGTCCAGTCTTATGCCAAAGCAGCCAAAAGAACCACgggaggctggggctgcgctCTTAAAATTCACACCAGGGGCCGTTATGTTGAGAGTTGGCATCTCCAAGCGATTGGCAGGACCAGAACTCTTCACCAAAATTAAAGAGACTTGCCAGAGAGTATTAGAAAAACCTAAAG ATGCGGAAAACCTTTTTGAACATGAACTGGGGGCCTTGAACATGGCTGCACTTCTACGAAAAGAAGAGAGAGCGGGTCTGCTCAGTAATCTGGGTCCTTGCTGTAAAGCTCTGTGCTTTAGAAGGGATTCTGCAATTCGTAAGCAGCTAATGAAGAATGAAAAG gGTGCAACAAAACAAGCTTACACGAATCCTGCAGCCATGGACAGTGACTTGTTACGGTTGAGTCTACGGTTATTCAAACGCAAGACTGTGTGCCAGGCTCCTGGGCAAGAAAAGACAGAGGATAGTAAAATTCCACAGCCAGCTATCCAGCAAGAAGTGTGTGTGTCTTAA